Proteins co-encoded in one Garra rufa chromosome 7, GarRuf1.0, whole genome shotgun sequence genomic window:
- the LOC141339197 gene encoding uncharacterized protein, whose protein sequence is MFIKVESEENTSELETWRIKQKPELLRIKPEEPEPLRIKPEEQGESIKEKEENEKSSQVEEKTHFKTGEKPLSCSKVKQKDLKKRRAEKCCTCTQCGKSFTKKSDLERHMRIHTGEKPFTCDQCGKSFSRSSNLKEYMNIHTREKHTCDQCGKVYLAASGLRNHLKVHTKVKPHSCHLCGKSFWRLQSLQVYENINTGVRESMCSKCEKISTSVTYLKLHKRIHTGEKSYECSQCNKRFSQSVHLKTHEMIHTG, encoded by the exons atgtttattaaagtggagagtgaggagaacacaagtgaactagaaacctggagaataaaacagaaaccagaacttttgagaataaaacccgaagaaccagaacctttgagaataaaacctgAGGAACAAGGAG agtcgattaaagaaaaagaggagaatgaaaaatcaagtcaagttgaggagaaaacccatttcaaaactggagaaaaacctttgagttgctctaaagtcaaacagaaagatttaaagaaaagaagagcagagaaatgttgcacctgcactcagtgtggaaagagtttcacaaaaAAATCAGATCTTGAGcgccacatgagaattcatactggagagaaaccatttacttgtgatcaatgtgggaagagtttttcacGCTCATCAAACCTTAAGGAgtacatgaacatccacactagagagaagcacacatgtgatcaatgtggtaaaGTGTATTTAGCAGCTTCAGGTCTGAGGAATCACTtgaaagttcatacaaaggtgaagccacattcatgccatttgtgtggtAAGAGTTTTTGGCGTCTACAAAGTTTGCAAGTATATGAGAATATAAATACTGGTGTGAGAGAATCCATGTGttctaagtgtgaaaagatttctacttcggtaacttatttaaaactgcataagaggatccacactggagagaaatcttATGAGTGTTCACAGTGTAACAAAAGATtcagtcagtcagtacatttaaaaacacatgagatgatccacactggatag